One stretch of Pandoraea oxalativorans DNA includes these proteins:
- a CDS encoding HpcH/HpaI aldolase/citrate lyase family protein codes for MQKHPAIRSWLFVPGNRPERFDKACASGADAVILDLEDAVPPADKPTAREQVVQWLMTLSPATSTPVYVRINAASTPSFDEDVAALAGLSQLGGLVVPKTEDAATLARIVQGAAPSLRLVPLIETAQAFAVLSEIATAPRVDRLMFGTIDFQLDIGIEGDADELLYFRSQLTLASRIAGIAAPVDGVTTVLDDPALIEAATRRARALGFRGKLCIHPRQVAPVHAAFAWRDDEIAWAERVVAAANASAGAALALDGKMIDAPVIAKAIEILASR; via the coding sequence ATGCAAAAACACCCCGCGATTCGTAGCTGGCTTTTCGTGCCGGGCAATCGTCCGGAGCGTTTCGACAAGGCCTGTGCTTCTGGCGCGGACGCCGTCATTCTCGATCTCGAAGACGCCGTGCCGCCCGCCGACAAACCGACTGCGCGGGAGCAGGTTGTGCAATGGCTGATGACGCTGAGTCCCGCAACGTCAACGCCGGTGTATGTGCGCATCAACGCTGCCTCGACGCCCTCGTTTGACGAGGATGTCGCAGCGCTCGCTGGCCTGTCGCAACTCGGCGGCCTCGTCGTACCGAAGACGGAAGATGCCGCCACCCTCGCCCGCATCGTGCAAGGCGCAGCGCCATCGCTGCGACTCGTGCCACTGATCGAGACGGCGCAGGCGTTTGCCGTGCTGAGTGAAATCGCCACTGCGCCACGCGTCGACCGGTTGATGTTCGGCACCATCGATTTCCAGTTGGACATCGGCATCGAGGGCGACGCCGACGAACTGCTGTACTTCCGCTCGCAACTCACGCTAGCGTCGCGTATCGCGGGCATCGCGGCACCGGTCGACGGCGTGACGACGGTGCTCGACGATCCGGCGCTGATCGAAGCCGCCACTCGCCGCGCCCGCGCGCTCGGGTTCCGGGGGAAGTTGTGCATCCATCCGCGGCAGGTCGCGCCGGTTCACGCCGCATTCGCGTGGCGGGACGATGAAATTGCGTGGGCCGAGCGGGTTGTCGCCGCAGCCAATGCCAGCGCAGGTGCCGCCCTCGCACTGGATGGCAAGATGATCGACGCGCCTGTCATCGCAAAGGCAATCGAGATTCTTGCCAGTCGCTGA
- a CDS encoding carboxymuconolactone decarboxylase family protein — MSQQKPVEYVSATPEVKAVFDDIKATRGVPDVNNFWKYIAQHPPTLARTWGSLKDIMADGALDPLVKELIYIAVSVTNNCGYCVASHTAGARRAGMTDEMFGELLAVVGMANETNRLAVGYRVPVDPAFE; from the coding sequence ATGAGCCAGCAAAAGCCTGTCGAATACGTATCCGCCACACCTGAAGTCAAAGCCGTCTTCGACGACATCAAAGCCACGCGGGGTGTCCCCGATGTCAACAACTTCTGGAAGTACATCGCACAGCATCCGCCGACCCTGGCGCGGACCTGGGGCAGTCTCAAGGACATCATGGCGGACGGTGCGCTCGATCCGCTGGTCAAGGAACTGATCTACATCGCGGTCAGCGTCACCAACAACTGTGGATATTGCGTAGCGAGTCACACGGCAGGCGCGCGTCGAGCGGGGATGACCGACGAGATGTTCGGCGAGCTGCTGGCCGTCGTAGGCATGGCCAACGAAACCAACCGGCTCGCCGTCGGCTATCGGGTGCCGGTCGATCCGGCGTTCGAGTAA
- a CDS encoding MerR family transcriptional regulator — protein sequence MKIGALAQVSGVAASRIRFYEAQGLLPNALRQTNGYREYDEDALTRLDLIRRAQNAGFSLEEIRAILPPNLNDWPHDKLLEVLRRKVDEIEALERNLALSKHNLKALIDAIEHREEGEDCRAASQRVLTSVRRADDRPEPEPRRAPGKRRP from the coding sequence ATGAAAATCGGAGCGTTGGCGCAGGTGAGTGGCGTGGCGGCGTCGCGAATCCGCTTTTACGAAGCGCAGGGCTTGCTGCCCAATGCGCTGCGACAGACCAACGGCTATCGCGAGTACGACGAAGACGCGCTGACGCGTCTCGATTTGATTCGGCGCGCGCAAAACGCCGGATTTTCGTTGGAAGAGATCCGCGCGATCCTGCCGCCGAACCTCAACGACTGGCCACACGACAAATTGCTCGAAGTGCTGCGCCGCAAGGTGGACGAGATCGAGGCGCTGGAGCGAAATCTGGCGCTATCGAAGCACAATCTGAAGGCGTTGATCGATGCCATCGAGCATCGCGAGGAAGGGGAAGACTGCCGGGCCGCGTCGCAACGTGTGCTGACGTCGGTGCGTCGTGCCGACGACAGACCCGAGCCTGAGCCCCGGCGCGCTCCTGGTAAAAGGCGCCCCTGA
- a CDS encoding 2-hydroxycarboxylate transporter family protein, with the protein MDMRVGIVPLPVHLVLIAAIATTVLTTGKLSAELSPIIALLAVCSFTCMEVGQRIPIFRSIGGPVILVTFLPSWLVFANVLPPSVVTPIVAFWKQSNFLYLFIPGIIVGSILSMDRKVLIGGFVRIFVPLAIGSVLAGIVGTAVGTMLGMGVFHTVFFVVIPVMSGGLGEGVIPLTIGYSEVMHQGSGDLLAQALPAVMLGNVCAIVFSGVLNALGKRYPSLTGNGQLMRTGSDDIGTHDVHAEPAKAVDATDIAAAGMIAVCLYFVGMLAQNTLGLPGPVMMLVLAVAAKIGFVFSPKLEAGAGVVYKFFATAVTYPLLFAIGVVITPWQKVVASFNVPTLVTIVATVLTLMATAFIVARRMNMHPIDAAIVVGTHSGMGGTGDVAILTAANRMRLMPFAQIATRIGGAITITLSLIVLAKIV; encoded by the coding sequence ATGGACATGCGCGTGGGCATCGTGCCGTTGCCGGTCCATCTGGTACTCATTGCCGCCATCGCGACGACGGTTCTCACGACCGGCAAACTCTCTGCCGAACTCTCGCCGATCATCGCGCTGCTGGCCGTGTGCAGCTTCACCTGCATGGAAGTCGGTCAGCGAATCCCCATCTTTCGCAGCATCGGTGGCCCGGTGATTCTCGTGACGTTCCTGCCCTCGTGGCTGGTGTTCGCGAACGTGCTGCCTCCGTCCGTCGTCACACCTATCGTCGCGTTCTGGAAGCAAAGCAACTTCCTGTACCTGTTCATTCCCGGCATTATCGTCGGCAGCATTCTGAGCATGGACCGCAAGGTGCTGATCGGCGGCTTCGTGCGCATCTTCGTCCCACTCGCCATCGGCTCGGTGCTGGCAGGCATCGTCGGCACGGCCGTCGGCACAATGCTCGGCATGGGCGTGTTCCACACCGTGTTCTTCGTCGTCATTCCGGTCATGTCCGGCGGCCTGGGCGAAGGCGTGATTCCGCTGACCATCGGCTACTCGGAAGTCATGCATCAGGGCTCGGGCGACCTCCTCGCGCAGGCGCTGCCCGCCGTCATGCTCGGCAACGTCTGCGCCATCGTGTTCTCGGGTGTGCTCAACGCGCTCGGCAAGCGTTACCCCTCGTTGACGGGTAACGGGCAGCTCATGCGAACGGGAAGCGACGACATCGGCACGCACGACGTTCACGCCGAACCCGCGAAGGCGGTCGATGCAACCGATATTGCAGCGGCGGGCATGATCGCGGTGTGCCTGTACTTCGTCGGCATGCTCGCGCAGAACACGCTCGGCTTGCCCGGCCCGGTCATGATGCTGGTGCTGGCCGTCGCCGCAAAGATCGGCTTCGTCTTCTCGCCGAAGCTCGAAGCCGGTGCAGGCGTCGTCTACAAATTTTTCGCGACGGCCGTGACGTACCCGCTGCTGTTCGCCATCGGTGTCGTGATTACGCCGTGGCAGAAGGTCGTTGCGTCGTTCAACGTGCCGACGCTCGTGACCATCGTCGCGACGGTCCTCACGTTAATGGCCACCGCCTTCATCGTGGCGCGCCGTATGAACATGCATCCCATCGACGCGGCCATCGTCGTCGGCACGCACAGCGGGATGGGCGGCACGGGCGACGTCGCCATCCTCACGGCGGCGAACCGCATGCGACTCATGCCGTTCGCGCAAATCGCCACCCGCATCGGCGGCGCCATCACGATCACGCTGAGCCTTATCGTGCTCGCGAAGATCGTCTGA
- a CDS encoding NADH:flavin oxidoreductase/NADH oxidase family protein, whose product MSFQSLFAPLALPNGTSIPNRIAKAAMEENMADADHAPSDELLRLYDAWGRGGAGLIITGNVMIDARAMTGPGGVVLEDDAHLERFRQWALAARQYGAQVWMQLNHPGRQMQSALGQTTVAPSAVALELGSFSKRFAMPRELTETDIADVIARFTQSALLAERSGFTGVEIHAAHGYLLSQFLSPLTNKRQDRWGGSLENRARLLLDIVLSVRAAVATDFAVAVKLNSADFQRGGFGLDDARRVIEMLGSLGVDLVELSGGSYEAPAMQGESRDGRTLAREAYFLEFAREMIGVATMPLMVTGGIRRRTVADQVIASGVAMVGMATALSIDPELPNRWRLGQTSEPQLNPIRWKNKMLGSMANMAVVKFQLMRLSTGRATNPTVSPVRALIAQQLGAACQTRRYRRWMARDTTRNLAR is encoded by the coding sequence ATGTCTTTCCAGTCGCTCTTCGCTCCGCTTGCCCTGCCGAATGGCACGTCGATCCCCAATCGCATCGCCAAAGCGGCGATGGAAGAAAACATGGCGGACGCCGATCACGCGCCGTCCGACGAACTGCTGCGCCTGTACGACGCATGGGGCCGAGGGGGCGCCGGTCTGATCATCACCGGTAACGTCATGATCGACGCGCGAGCGATGACCGGTCCCGGCGGCGTGGTGCTGGAGGACGACGCGCATCTCGAGCGCTTCCGCCAATGGGCGCTGGCCGCGCGGCAGTATGGCGCGCAGGTCTGGATGCAGCTCAATCACCCGGGTCGCCAAATGCAGTCCGCGCTGGGTCAGACCACGGTTGCACCGTCGGCGGTGGCCCTCGAACTCGGCAGCTTCTCGAAGCGATTCGCGATGCCCCGAGAATTGACGGAGACGGACATTGCGGACGTCATCGCCCGTTTTACCCAGAGTGCGCTGCTCGCCGAACGCAGTGGTTTTACTGGCGTGGAGATTCACGCCGCGCATGGGTATCTGCTCAGCCAGTTCCTCTCACCGCTGACGAACAAACGCCAGGATCGCTGGGGTGGGAGTCTGGAGAATCGTGCCCGCTTGCTGCTGGATATTGTGCTGTCCGTGCGTGCGGCTGTCGCGACCGACTTCGCCGTCGCCGTCAAACTGAATTCGGCCGATTTTCAACGCGGCGGCTTCGGACTCGACGACGCGCGACGCGTCATTGAAATGCTCGGCTCGCTGGGCGTGGACCTCGTGGAGCTGTCCGGCGGCAGCTATGAAGCGCCGGCGATGCAGGGCGAATCGCGCGATGGACGCACGCTGGCACGTGAGGCCTATTTTCTGGAATTTGCTCGCGAAATGATCGGCGTGGCGACGATGCCGCTGATGGTGACGGGCGGCATTCGTCGTCGCACGGTCGCGGACCAGGTGATCGCGAGCGGTGTAGCGATGGTGGGCATGGCGACGGCACTCTCCATCGATCCCGAATTGCCGAATCGCTGGCGACTGGGTCAGACGTCGGAGCCGCAACTCAACCCGATTCGCTGGAAGAACAAGATGTTGGGGTCGATGGCGAACATGGCCGTCGTCAAGTTTCAGCTCATGCGCCTGAGTACCGGCCGGGCGACAAACCCGACCGTCTCACCCGTGCGAGCGCTGATCGCCCAGCAACTTGGGGCGGCGTGTCAGACACGCCGATACCGTCGATGGATGGCGCGGGACACGACACGTAATTTGGCGCGCTGA
- a CDS encoding CaiB/BaiF CoA transferase family protein yields MRPLDGIKVIALEHAIAAPFCTRQLADLGARVIKIERPGAGDFARAYDARVNGMSSHFVWTNRSKESLTLDLKQDAAQSVLHDLLADADVLVQNLAPGAADRLGLSYDALSVRYPRIIVCGISGYGPDGPYRDKKAYDLLIQSESGFLSVTGSPEASAKAGCSIADIAAGMYAYTNILSALIQRGKTGKGSRIDISMLECMVEWMGFPLYYAVDGQTPPPRAGAAHATIFPYGPFETGDGKTVMLGLQNEREWKIFCDKVLEQPALAEDARFASNPRRLDNSDALRAIIREVFMRRSAPQLVSRLDAVGIANANLNEMHDVWQHAQLAARERWADVATPNGTIKAPIPPGMPSASAAFAPRMDPIPALGQHTDAILTELGRTSAQIEALHAAQAV; encoded by the coding sequence ATGAGGCCCTTGGACGGCATCAAGGTCATTGCGCTCGAACACGCCATTGCGGCACCGTTCTGCACCCGTCAACTGGCCGATCTCGGCGCGCGCGTCATCAAGATCGAGCGACCTGGCGCAGGGGACTTCGCCCGTGCTTACGACGCACGCGTGAACGGCATGTCGTCGCACTTCGTGTGGACGAACCGCTCGAAGGAAAGTCTGACGCTCGACCTGAAGCAGGACGCCGCGCAGTCGGTCCTTCACGACCTGCTCGCCGACGCCGACGTCCTCGTGCAGAACCTCGCCCCCGGGGCGGCGGACCGCCTGGGCCTGAGCTATGACGCGCTGTCGGTGCGCTATCCCCGCATCATCGTTTGCGGCATTTCCGGTTACGGTCCGGACGGCCCTTACCGCGACAAGAAAGCTTACGACCTGCTCATCCAGAGCGAATCGGGCTTCCTGTCCGTGACGGGGTCGCCCGAAGCATCGGCCAAGGCCGGCTGCTCGATTGCCGACATCGCTGCCGGGATGTACGCCTATACGAACATCCTCAGCGCGCTGATCCAGCGCGGCAAGACCGGCAAAGGCTCACGCATCGACATCTCGATGCTCGAATGCATGGTCGAGTGGATGGGCTTCCCGCTGTATTACGCCGTCGACGGCCAGACACCGCCGCCGCGTGCAGGGGCTGCGCACGCAACGATCTTCCCGTACGGCCCGTTCGAAACCGGTGACGGGAAGACGGTCATGCTGGGCTTGCAGAACGAGCGCGAGTGGAAGATTTTCTGCGACAAGGTCCTCGAACAACCCGCACTCGCCGAAGACGCACGCTTTGCCTCCAACCCGAGGCGTCTGGACAATAGCGATGCGCTGCGCGCCATCATCCGCGAGGTCTTCATGAGACGCTCGGCACCGCAACTGGTGAGTCGGCTCGACGCCGTGGGCATCGCCAACGCCAACCTCAACGAGATGCACGACGTTTGGCAGCACGCTCAACTCGCCGCGCGCGAGCGGTGGGCGGACGTCGCAACGCCCAACGGCACGATCAAGGCACCGATTCCCCCGGGCATGCCGTCGGCGAGCGCTGCGTTCGCGCCGCGCATGGACCCGATTCCGGCGCTGGGGCAACACACCGACGCGATCCTCACGGAGCTTGGCCGCACGTCGGCACAGATCGAAGCGCTGCACGCAGCGCAGGCGGTGTAA